DNA from bacterium:
CGTAATCCGAGCTCGCCCACCATAGGGATCCAGTTGGAGAGAAACTTTATCTCCGACTAACACCTTAATCCTATGTAAACGCATCTTACCGGCTAGGTAGGCAAGCTTCAGCTCGCCGTCCGGCAGTTTGACCCGAAATAACGTATTCGGAAGGGCCTCTTCCACAATCCCTTCTACGACGTCCGGTTCCCCCATATCTGCGCTCGAAAGATTATCAGCGATTATCCGCAGAGTCAACCCCGTTAGAGAATTCAGGGCTGTGCTGCGGGCCAAATGGTATTGATAAGCGATTTTTCATGGTTAGTCTCGAATGGAGAGGTTCTCTAACGGGGTCAAGCGCTAAAACGGCTGAGGCGGGTCCTGGATCTCGATCTTGATCTTGGCTGGGTCCTGCGGGAAGGATTTCTGCCAGAACGGGGTGATTCGGGCCCGCGCCTCCTCGACCGCTGGGAAGCCTTGGATGATCGGCTGGAACGAAGACTCCTCCTTACCTGCCAAGGCCTGGGTAAGCGCCTGGGTATCGATATTCCATACAAGCTGGGCGGCGCCGGAAAGGCTGAAAACAAGGGGTTTCTGGCCCATCTCACCCAGTGCCAAGGTGGTAGAGGCCGTCCCGGTTATGCCAGGACTGAAGCGGATATCCATCTTCTGGCCTTCGGCACTTGCGCTCACCGCCTGACCGATGGCGGTCGCGAAGGCGTCCGCCGCGAAAACCGGCATGACCACGCTGGCCTTCTCGTGGATACGGACTCCTCCGCCCGGCTCCTGGGTAGGTGCAAGGGATTCAAACGAGATGTTCGCGAGGCCGGGGAACGCGATGGATCCTTCCGGTGCAGTAGTTGCAAGCTGCTGGGCCTTTTCGTTAAGTCGACCACGGACTTCCGATCGAGCTGCATCAAGAGTCGCCGGAGCAACGGCCGGTCGTTCACCTGAGAAACCTCCGGTAAATGGCGCCGTCGATTTCGCATACACGCCGTTATACATATCGGCGGTGGATTTGAGGCCGGGGAGCGTGAGCTTGTCCTGTGGTGGAAGGTTGTAGCTATCCCCGGTCTGGTCCGCGAATACGGTTACCTGAATCGTTCCAGGGCCCGCGGCGGTCTTACCCGGTACATCCACCGATGCGGGGATACGGTAGATGAGGCCATTTGCTGCCTGGAAGCGCGTATTCTTGATGAGACGCACCGGCTTATCGGAATATTCGTTATAGACCGTGACCGAACCGGTGGCTTTTTCGTCGACTTTCTCGATACCGTTCGCCGAGACGACCGTTGAGTCCTCGAAGACCTGCGAGACGACGCTGTAGCGGATCATATTCGGTGTCGCGCTCCCTTCCGGATATGCGGTGAACGATGTTGATGCATCAAAGGGCACCACTTGGGTGTGCGGGGTCACGGCGACGGACGTCGAGGGGAACAAAATGAGCGCCGCTGCGCCGCCAAGGATGACGAGCGAAATCCCTGCCGCGAGCCAGACACCCCACTTCCCTCGCTTGGGTTCGGAGTGATGTCGTTCGTGAGTCGGTGGAGGCGTGTGGCGGCCTGCCGAGTGGCGTTGCAGACGGACGCGGGACTGCGAAGGTCCGATATTGCGGATTGATCTCTCAGGTGCCATGCGTGGTTCGTCGATGTCTTCTATGCTTTCTTCGTGCGGTGAACGTATGTCCTGTCGGTAATTGCGTGGCATAGCGGAAACACAGGCCAGTATACCGCGAAATCACGGAGCGTGCGTCAGGATATTCACAGCGCCGGCCGCGATTCCGATCCCGGTATCGGCGGTCACACCCGCGTCCCAGTGGACCACGGAGCTGAGGTGTTCAGGCGAAAGCGGCTCAACGGTCAGTGGCTGGGTCGTCGCCGTGAACTGGGAGAAGTCGATACGTGAGAAAAAGCCCTGGAGCCATGGCGAGATTTCCGCCGGAGCGTTCAAGATGGCGCCATTCGGCAGACGTCGGATACCGGACAGCTTGGTGAACACTTCCCCGTACGCGCGTACTAATTCCGGCTCCGCTTTCGCCAAAGAATCCTTGATCGACTGGCAGGCTGCAGTCGAACAGGTGTCATTCGAGAGCATGCGCAGAAGGCCAAGGGTTTCCTCGGGGAGTCCCGTGGGCGCTACGCGCTTGATGAATGTCGAGACTCCCTCGGAGACAACCTCATGCTGGGTGATCGCATCCTTTCGCACGACCGTACATGAGGTGGTGGTGCTCCCGATATCGAAAAGGACGAAACGTTCTAATTCCGGGAAGTGCTCATGCATGACGGCAAGGAGCGTGCGCATGCTCGAATGAAGGGATGGAGTCCTTCCCGGCAGTAATTTTCCGAAAATACCGATGAGCGTCGCCTTAAACGATGCATCCAGATCGCTTTCATATGCGACCACGGCAATGGATTGGGCTTTTTTATTGACCGGCTTGTTGGTGTGGTAGCCGTTAAGGAAGACCTGGAGGACGCCGGCTTCAAGGGAGTTCGCTTTCTCGAGCTCGGACGGCTGTGCGAGCGCCTTCCGGGCCTCTTCGGCGATGAGATCCTTCGTGATAGGACGCGCTTCGGTAAATGCCTGTTCCGATCGTGCAGTGCGGAATCGGGTCCATGGACTGCGGACGATGATATGGATGTCTTCAGGAATCAGGGCGACGTTGGTAGGTGCCAGAAAGGCGGTAAGGGATTCTTCAAGCGATTTTGCGATCGCTGCCGCTGCTTGTTCACGCGTGCGGTCTTCGATGGGAAGTATCGTGCGAATCGAGCGGAGGATCTGAGCGGGCACGCCGTCTGAGAGCGTCGCTATCGCGAGCGCGAATGAACCATCGCCGACATCAGCGATGAGGACCGGTTTCCCTGCCGATCGTTTGGAAAACATTGCCAGAATTATACACGCTCCTGATAGAGCTGCGGTCCGGATGCGGGATATGCTCCTTCCGGGTAAACCCGTTTTTCCTAGTGAAAAAACGGGCAGGTCCTCGCCAGCTGCGGGGCCCCTCCAGGAACATATCCCGCAACCGTCCCTTCCCTTTTACTGGAGTATTCCTTTTATACGTCGTATTCCTGCAGCGACGGCCTCTTCTTTTTGGATCTTGAAGGTGCCACCCTTTTCGATTTCGGCGGTATTGGTGACGTGAGGTCCGCCGCAGAATTCGATCGAGAACGCTTTGTCGAACTGCGGATCTTCTTCCGTCGCGCCGACAGGGCCGAGGGAGTAGACGGAAACGACGTCAGGATACTTCGCGCCGAATTCGTGCTGTGCGTTCAGCTTTTCCGCCTCTTCCTTGCGCATGGTGGAGCGGGTCATCGGGAGATTTTCCTTGATGCGTTCGTTCACGATGCGTTCGACCTCTTTCTTTTGTTCATCGGTCATCTTCTCGCCGTGCGAGAAGTCGATGCGGAGGCGTTCGCTCGTGATATTCGAGCCGCGCTGCTTCACGTGATCGCCCAAGACGATCTGGAGCGCTTTGAGAAGAAGATGATGCGTCGTGTGGAGGCGGGTTGTGGCTTCCGACGCGTCTGCAAGGCCGCCCTTGAATTTCTGCTCCGAGCCAGAACGGGAAAGTTCGGAGTGCTTTCTCATAAGCTCCTTGAAGGCGAACTCGTCGACGGAGAGGCCCCGCTCGTTGGCGATCTCTTGGGTCATCTCAAACGGGAATCCATACGTCGTAAAGAGCGTGAACGCCTGTTCACCGCTGATATTTCCTTCGGTCATCTTCTCGAATTCCTTCATGCCGAGGGAGAGCGTCTTCGCGAACTGCTTTTCCTCCTCCCAGATCGTGTTCTTGATGTGCTGGAACGGGGCATCACCCTGCAATTCAGGATATGCCGCCTGGTATTTCTCGATGTAGATGGTTGCGGCACGCACGAGCATGCTGTCG
Protein-coding regions in this window:
- a CDS encoding baseplate J/gp47 family protein — protein: MPRNYRQDIRSPHEESIEDIDEPRMAPERSIRNIGPSQSRVRLQRHSAGRHTPPPTHERHHSEPKRGKWGVWLAAGISLVILGGAAALILFPSTSVAVTPHTQVVPFDASTSFTAYPEGSATPNMIRYSVVSQVFEDSTVVSANGIEKVDEKATGSVTVYNEYSDKPVRLIKNTRFQAANGLIYRIPASVDVPGKTAAGPGTIQVTVFADQTGDSYNLPPQDKLTLPGLKSTADMYNGVYAKSTAPFTGGFSGERPAVAPATLDAARSEVRGRLNEKAQQLATTAPEGSIAFPGLANISFESLAPTQEPGGGVRIHEKASVVMPVFAADAFATAIGQAVSASAEGQKMDIRFSPGITGTASTTLALGEMGQKPLVFSLSGAAQLVWNIDTQALTQALAGKEESSFQPIIQGFPAVEEARARITPFWQKSFPQDPAKIKIEIQDPPQPF
- the infA gene encoding translation initiation factor IF-1; translation: MGEPDVVEGIVEEALPNTLFRVKLPDGELKLAYLAGKMRLHRIKVLVGDKVSLQLDPYGGRARITRRF